One stretch of Xanthomonas sp. DAR 35659 DNA includes these proteins:
- the cgtA gene encoding Obg family GTPase CgtA — MKLVDEAEIQVTAGNGGNGCIGFRREKFIPLGGPDGGDGGNGGSVWLVADENLNTLVDFRHQRAFRAQRGENGMGRQMYGKAGEDLTITVPVGTVVINVDTDETIGDLVAHGDRLLVAQGGKGGLGNMHFKSSVTRAPRKATPGEEGEERTLKLELKLLADVGLLGFPNAGKSTFIRAVSAATPKVADYPFTTLYPNLGVVSVEAYRSFVIADIPGLIEGAADGAGLGAQFLRHLQRTRLLLHLVDLAPMEGGVDGVAPIEQVRAIERELQKHDPELLAKPRWLVLNKADLMFEDEARALAEQVVAELGWTQPWYLVSALGREGTWPIMKDVMAFFDRQREDALEAAANAP, encoded by the coding sequence ATGAAACTCGTAGACGAAGCGGAAATCCAGGTCACGGCCGGCAATGGCGGCAATGGCTGCATCGGCTTTCGCCGCGAGAAGTTCATCCCGCTGGGTGGGCCCGATGGCGGCGATGGCGGCAACGGCGGCAGCGTGTGGCTGGTGGCCGACGAGAATCTCAACACCCTGGTCGACTTCCGCCACCAGCGCGCGTTCCGTGCGCAGCGCGGCGAGAACGGCATGGGCCGGCAGATGTACGGCAAGGCCGGCGAGGATCTGACCATCACCGTGCCGGTCGGCACCGTGGTGATCAACGTCGATACCGACGAGACCATCGGCGACCTGGTCGCGCACGGCGATCGCCTGCTGGTCGCGCAGGGTGGCAAGGGCGGCCTGGGCAACATGCACTTCAAGAGTTCGGTGACGCGCGCGCCGCGCAAGGCGACGCCGGGCGAGGAGGGCGAGGAGCGCACGCTCAAGCTGGAGCTGAAGCTGCTGGCCGACGTCGGCCTGCTGGGCTTCCCCAATGCCGGCAAGAGCACCTTCATCCGCGCCGTGTCCGCGGCCACGCCGAAGGTGGCCGACTATCCGTTCACCACGCTGTATCCGAACCTGGGCGTGGTCAGTGTCGAGGCCTACCGCAGCTTCGTGATCGCCGACATTCCCGGGCTGATCGAGGGCGCCGCCGATGGCGCCGGCCTCGGTGCGCAGTTCCTGCGCCACCTGCAGCGCACCCGCCTGCTGCTGCATCTGGTGGATCTGGCGCCCATGGAGGGCGGCGTGGATGGCGTGGCGCCGATCGAGCAGGTGCGGGCGATCGAGCGCGAACTGCAGAAGCACGATCCGGAGCTGCTGGCCAAGCCCCGCTGGCTGGTGCTGAACAAGGCCGACCTGATGTTCGAGGACGAGGCGCGTGCGCTGGCCGAGCAGGTGGTCGCCGAGTTGGGCTGGACCCAGCCCTGGTACCTGGTGTCGGCGCTGGGCCGTGAGGGCACCTGGCCGATCATGAAGGACGTGATGGCGTTCTTCGACCGCCAGCGCGAGGACGCGCTGGAGGCGGCCGCCAATGCACCTTGA
- the rpmA gene encoding 50S ribosomal protein L27, giving the protein MAHKKGVGSSRNGRDSNPKYLGVKMFGGQAIEAGNIIVRQRGTQFHPGTGVGLGRDHTLFALVDGKVEFSVKGAKKRRTVSVVAEA; this is encoded by the coding sequence ATGGCACACAAAAAAGGCGTAGGTTCCTCGCGCAACGGCCGCGACTCCAACCCGAAGTACCTGGGCGTGAAGATGTTCGGCGGCCAGGCCATCGAAGCCGGCAACATCATCGTGCGTCAGCGCGGTACCCAGTTCCACCCGGGCACCGGCGTCGGCCTGGGCCGCGACCACACCCTGTTCGCGCTGGTCGACGGCAAGGTCGAGTTCTCGGTGAAGGGCGCCAAGAAGCGCCGCACCGTGAGCGTGGTCGCCGAGGCGTAA
- the rplU gene encoding 50S ribosomal protein L21, which produces MYAVLVTGGKQYRVAQGETLRVEKLEVEAGNEITFDNILMLGDSDGIKIGDALKGAAVTAKVVAHGRADKVRIIKFRRRKHHMKRQGHRQHYTEIEITGIAGGDKK; this is translated from the coding sequence ATGTACGCAGTACTGGTCACCGGCGGTAAGCAATACCGCGTCGCGCAGGGCGAAACGCTCCGCGTGGAAAAGCTCGAAGTCGAAGCCGGCAACGAGATCACGTTCGACAACATCCTGATGCTGGGCGACAGCGACGGCATCAAGATCGGCGACGCGCTGAAGGGCGCCGCCGTCACCGCCAAGGTCGTGGCCCATGGCCGCGCCGACAAGGTGCGCATCATCAAGTTCCGCCGCCGCAAGCACCACATGAAGCGTCAGGGTCACCGGCAGCACTACACCGAAATCGAGATCACCGGCATCGCCGGTGGCGACAAGAAGTAA
- the uvrA gene encoding excinuclease ABC subunit UvrA yields the protein MAMDFIRIRGARTHNLKNLDLDLPRDKLIVITGLSGSGKSSLAFDTIYAEGQRRYVESLSAYARQFLSVMEKPDIDHIEGLSPAIAIEQKSTSHNPRSTVGTITEIYDYLRLLYARVGQPRCPDHGYPLEAQTVSQMVDQILTLDPEQRYMLLAPVIRDRKGEHAQVFEQLRAQGFVRVRVDGELYEIDAVPALALRQKHTIEAVIDRFRPREDIKQRLAESFETALKLADGMVSVQSLDDAAAAPHLFSSKYSCPVCDYSLPELEPRLFSFNAPMGACPSCDGLGVAEFFDPERVVVHPELSLSAGAVRGWDRRNAYYFQLIASLAKHYKFDVDAPWQSLPASVRQAVLYGSGEETITFTYFTDAGGRTQRKHRFEGIIPNLERRYRETESPAVREELAKYISERPCPDCKGARLNKAARNVFVADRPLPDLVVLPIDDALAFFRQLDLPGWRGEIATKIVKEIAERLGFLVDVGLDYLTLERKADTLSGGEAQRIRLASQIGAGLVGVMYVLDEPSIGLHQRDNERLLGTLTRLRDLGNTVIVVEHDEDAIRLADYVLDIGPGAGVHGGEIVGQGSVQDLLKAPRSLTGQYLSGKRRIEIPAKRHKANPKMTLRLRGASGNNLKNVDLEIPAGLLTCVTGVSGSGKSTLINDTLFTLAANEINGASHTVAPYREIEHMDLFDKVVDIDQSPIGRTPRSNPATYTGLFTPLRELFAQVPEARARGYSPGRFSFNVRGGRCEACQGDGLIKVEMHFLPDVYVPCDVCHGKRYNRETLEILYKGFNINDVLQMTVEDALRLFEPVPSIARKLETLVDVGLSYIKLGQSATTLSGGEAQRVKLSKELSRRDTGRTLYILDEPTTGLHFHDIEALLGVLHKLRDEGNTVVVIEHNLDVIKTADWVVDLGPEGGHRGGTILATGTPEEIAAHPDSYTGHFLAKLLPAGTVAKPTKPAAMANKPDALPPRKSKPEKVAKKAAKKTTTKKAAR from the coding sequence ATGGCGATGGATTTCATCCGCATCCGCGGCGCGCGGACGCACAACCTCAAGAACCTCGACCTCGACCTGCCGCGCGACAAGCTGATCGTGATCACCGGCCTGTCCGGGTCCGGCAAGTCCTCGCTGGCGTTCGACACCATCTACGCCGAAGGCCAGCGCCGCTACGTGGAGTCGCTGTCGGCGTACGCGCGGCAGTTCCTCAGCGTGATGGAGAAGCCCGACATCGATCACATCGAGGGCCTGTCGCCGGCGATCGCGATCGAGCAGAAGTCGACCTCGCACAACCCGCGCTCCACCGTCGGCACCATCACCGAGATCTACGACTACCTGCGCCTGCTGTACGCGCGCGTCGGCCAGCCGCGCTGCCCCGACCACGGCTACCCGCTGGAAGCGCAGACGGTCAGCCAGATGGTGGACCAGATCCTGACCCTCGATCCGGAGCAGCGCTACATGCTGCTGGCCCCGGTGATCCGCGACCGCAAGGGCGAGCATGCGCAGGTGTTCGAGCAGCTGCGCGCGCAGGGCTTCGTGCGCGTGCGCGTGGACGGCGAGCTGTACGAGATCGACGCGGTGCCGGCGCTGGCGCTGCGCCAGAAGCACACCATCGAGGCGGTGATCGACCGCTTCCGCCCGCGCGAGGACATCAAGCAGCGCCTGGCCGAGAGTTTCGAGACCGCGCTGAAGCTGGCCGACGGCATGGTCTCGGTGCAGTCGCTGGACGATGCCGCGGCCGCGCCGCACCTGTTCTCCTCCAAGTACAGCTGCCCGGTCTGCGACTACTCGCTGCCGGAGCTGGAACCACGCCTGTTCTCGTTCAACGCGCCGATGGGCGCCTGCCCGAGCTGCGACGGCCTGGGCGTGGCCGAGTTCTTCGACCCCGAGCGGGTGGTGGTGCATCCGGAGCTGTCGCTGTCTGCCGGCGCGGTGCGCGGCTGGGACCGGCGCAACGCGTACTACTTCCAGTTGATCGCCTCGCTGGCCAAGCACTACAAGTTCGACGTGGACGCGCCGTGGCAGTCGCTGCCGGCGAGCGTGCGCCAGGCGGTGCTGTACGGCAGCGGCGAGGAAACCATCACCTTCACCTACTTCACCGACGCCGGCGGCCGCACCCAGCGCAAGCACCGCTTCGAGGGCATCATCCCCAACCTGGAGCGCCGCTACCGCGAGACCGAATCGCCGGCGGTGCGCGAGGAACTGGCCAAGTACATCAGCGAACGGCCGTGCCCGGACTGCAAGGGCGCGCGCTTGAACAAGGCCGCGCGCAACGTGTTCGTCGCCGACCGCCCGCTGCCGGACCTGGTGGTGCTGCCGATCGACGACGCGCTGGCGTTCTTCCGCCAGCTCGACCTGCCCGGCTGGCGCGGCGAGATCGCCACCAAGATCGTCAAGGAGATCGCCGAGCGGCTCGGCTTCCTGGTCGACGTCGGCCTGGATTACCTGACCCTGGAACGCAAGGCCGACACCCTGTCCGGCGGTGAGGCGCAGCGCATCCGCCTGGCCAGCCAGATCGGCGCCGGCCTGGTGGGTGTGATGTACGTGCTCGACGAACCGTCGATCGGCCTGCACCAGCGCGACAACGAACGCTTGCTCGGCACCCTCACCCGCCTGCGCGACCTCGGCAACACGGTGATCGTGGTCGAGCACGACGAGGACGCCATCCGCCTGGCCGACTACGTGCTGGACATCGGCCCCGGCGCCGGCGTGCACGGCGGCGAGATCGTCGGCCAGGGCAGCGTGCAGGACCTGCTCAAGGCGCCGCGTTCGCTGACCGGGCAATATCTGTCGGGCAAGCGCCGCATCGAGATCCCGGCCAAGCGCCACAAGGCCAACCCAAAGATGACCCTGCGCCTGCGCGGGGCCAGCGGCAACAACCTCAAGAACGTCGACCTGGAGATCCCGGCGGGGCTGCTGACCTGCGTGACCGGCGTGTCCGGCTCGGGCAAGTCGACGCTGATCAACGACACCTTGTTCACCCTGGCCGCCAACGAGATCAACGGCGCCTCGCACACGGTGGCGCCGTACCGCGAGATCGAGCACATGGACCTGTTCGACAAGGTCGTGGACATCGACCAGTCGCCGATCGGGCGCACCCCGCGCTCCAACCCGGCGACCTACACCGGCCTGTTCACACCGCTGCGCGAGCTGTTCGCGCAGGTGCCGGAAGCGCGCGCGCGCGGCTACTCGCCGGGCCGCTTCAGCTTCAACGTGCGCGGCGGCCGCTGCGAAGCATGCCAGGGCGATGGCCTGATCAAGGTCGAAATGCACTTCCTGCCCGACGTGTACGTGCCCTGCGACGTCTGCCACGGCAAGCGCTACAACCGCGAGACGCTGGAGATCCTGTACAAGGGCTTCAACATCAACGACGTGCTGCAGATGACGGTCGAGGATGCGCTGCGCCTGTTCGAACCGGTGCCGAGCATCGCGCGCAAGCTGGAGACGCTGGTCGACGTGGGCCTGAGCTACATCAAGCTCGGGCAGAGCGCGACCACCCTGTCCGGCGGCGAGGCGCAACGCGTCAAGCTGTCCAAGGAACTGTCGCGGCGCGATACCGGCCGCACCCTGTACATCCTCGACGAGCCGACCACCGGCCTGCACTTCCACGACATCGAGGCGCTGCTCGGCGTACTGCACAAGCTGCGCGACGAAGGCAACACCGTGGTGGTGATCGAGCACAACCTGGACGTGATCAAGACCGCGGACTGGGTGGTGGATCTTGGCCCGGAGGGCGGCCATCGCGGTGGCACCATCCTCGCCACCGGCACCCCGGAGGAGATCGCCGCGCACCCGGATTCCTACACCGGCCATTTCCTGGCCAAGCTGCTGCCCGCCGGCACCGTGGCCAAGCCGACCAAGCCGGCGGCGATGGCCAACAAGCCCGACGCGTTGCCGCCGCGCAAGAGCAAACCCGAGAAGGTCGCCAAGAAGGCGGCCAAGAAGACCACGACCAAGAAGGCCGCACGATGA
- a CDS encoding acyl-CoA thioesterase, whose protein sequence is MSASPTESPSTAHKPLARVPISVRWRDMDSMGHVNNAKYISYLEEARVRWMLGVEGVSMTDRIAPVVAATNVNYRLPIVWPNDIVVELFVERLGTSSVTIGHRIVDQRNDSVLHSDGNVVVVWIDTETGKSAPLPDAVRRASS, encoded by the coding sequence ATGAGCGCATCCCCCACCGAATCCCCCTCCACCGCGCACAAGCCGCTGGCGCGCGTGCCGATCAGCGTGCGCTGGCGCGACATGGACAGCATGGGTCACGTCAACAACGCCAAGTACATCTCCTACCTGGAAGAAGCGCGCGTGCGCTGGATGCTGGGCGTGGAAGGCGTGTCGATGACCGACCGCATCGCGCCGGTGGTGGCCGCGACCAACGTCAACTACCGCTTGCCGATCGTGTGGCCGAACGACATCGTGGTCGAACTGTTCGTCGAACGCCTGGGCACCAGCAGCGTGACCATCGGCCACCGCATCGTCGACCAGCGCAACGACAGCGTGCTGCACTCCGACGGCAACGTGGTGGTGGTGTGGATCGACACCGAGACCGGCAAGAGCGCGCCGCTGCCCGACGCCGTCCGTCGCGCGTCGAGCTGA
- a CDS encoding copper chaperone PCu(A)C: MITKPFAGVLLALCAAAASASAAESKCVTLEQGWARLPPNPAMPMTAGYGVLHNGCGKAVVVTGASSARFGDVSLHETTVVAGVSRMRAIERLPLAPGARVELKPGGMHLMLMQGKGALAEGQAVPLRLQLEGGDEAAATLTVRAQK, encoded by the coding sequence ATGATAACCAAACCATTCGCTGGCGTATTGTTGGCGTTGTGTGCGGCCGCCGCATCGGCGTCGGCCGCGGAATCGAAATGCGTCACCCTGGAGCAAGGCTGGGCGCGGCTGCCGCCGAATCCGGCGATGCCGATGACCGCCGGCTACGGGGTGCTGCATAACGGCTGCGGCAAGGCGGTGGTGGTCACCGGCGCCAGCAGCGCCCGCTTCGGCGATGTGTCCTTGCACGAGACCACCGTGGTGGCCGGTGTCAGCCGGATGCGCGCGATCGAGCGCCTGCCGCTGGCGCCCGGCGCGCGCGTCGAACTCAAGCCCGGCGGCATGCACCTGATGCTGATGCAGGGCAAGGGCGCGCTGGCCGAGGGCCAGGCCGTGCCGCTGCGTCTGCAGCTGGAAGGCGGCGACGAGGCCGCGGCCACGCTGACCGTGCGCGCGCAGAAGTAG
- a CDS encoding enoyl-CoA hydratase/isomerase family protein: MTTLIDVINHDRIRELRLARPPVNALDTALCTELAAAIAQAQADGMQALILSGNARIFSAGMDVPHLLAHGDDRGKLLRSWTAFFGAARALADSPIPVVAALTGHAPAGGCVLALCCDYRVMARSPDPAHPLTIGLNEIQVGLVAPEGIQRLLRRVVGAHRAERLLVGGDLVSAERALEIGLVDELVDAELVVARALAWLLELLKRPSQPMLQTRAIARADLRVALADEHIGLERLIDDWQAPDTQAALRALATRLGKA; encoded by the coding sequence ATGACGACGCTCATCGACGTGATCAACCACGACCGCATCCGCGAACTGCGCCTGGCGCGGCCGCCGGTCAATGCGCTGGACACCGCGCTGTGCACGGAACTGGCCGCGGCCATCGCGCAGGCGCAGGCCGACGGGATGCAGGCGCTGATCCTGTCCGGCAACGCGCGCATCTTCTCCGCCGGCATGGACGTGCCGCACCTGCTCGCGCATGGCGACGATCGGGGTAAGCTGCTGCGAAGCTGGACCGCCTTCTTCGGCGCGGCGCGCGCGCTGGCCGACAGCCCGATCCCGGTGGTCGCGGCGCTGACCGGCCACGCCCCGGCCGGCGGCTGCGTGCTGGCGCTGTGCTGCGACTACCGGGTGATGGCGCGTAGCCCCGACCCGGCGCATCCGCTCACTATCGGCCTGAACGAGATCCAGGTCGGCCTCGTCGCGCCGGAAGGCATCCAGCGCCTGCTGCGGCGGGTGGTCGGCGCGCACCGCGCCGAGCGCCTGCTGGTCGGCGGCGACCTGGTCAGCGCCGAGCGCGCGCTGGAGATCGGCCTGGTCGACGAACTGGTCGACGCCGAACTGGTGGTGGCGCGCGCGCTTGCCTGGCTGCTGGAGCTGCTGAAGCGGCCGTCGCAGCCGATGCTGCAGACCCGCGCCATCGCACGCGCCGACCTGCGCGTGGCGCTGGCCGACGAGCACATCGGGCTGGAACGGCTGATCGACGACTGGCAGGCGCCGGACACCCAGGCCGCGCTGCGCGCGCTGGCCACGCGGCTGGGCAAGGCCTAG
- the tesB gene encoding acyl-CoA thioesterase II, producing MSAKPAPVVSELIELLSLERLEDNLFRGQSRDIGTKYVFGGQVLGQALSAAQATVENGRRVHSLHAYFLRAGDIDHPIVYDVDRTRDGGSFSVRRVTAVQHGKVIFFCAASFQEQEDGATHQLKMPEVPQPEDIEPTPAARPDVLATLPTKVQRWLSRGGPFEFRHVYPRDELNPPKRPPFQHMWLRLSEPVGDAPELHQALLAYASDFHLLGTATFPHGISYYTPNVQMASLDHALWFHRPFRADDWLLYSLDSPSAQGSRGLARGQFFTRDGVLVASTAQEGLIRVVPDAGAAAQVPAKH from the coding sequence TTGTCCGCCAAGCCCGCCCCCGTCGTGTCCGAACTGATCGAGCTGCTGTCGCTGGAACGGCTGGAGGACAACCTGTTCCGCGGCCAGAGCCGCGACATCGGCACCAAGTACGTGTTCGGCGGCCAGGTGCTGGGCCAGGCCCTGTCGGCGGCGCAGGCCACGGTGGAGAACGGACGCCGGGTGCATTCGCTGCACGCCTATTTCCTGCGCGCCGGCGACATCGACCATCCCATCGTCTACGACGTGGACCGCACCCGCGACGGCGGCAGCTTCTCGGTGCGCCGGGTCACCGCGGTCCAGCACGGCAAGGTGATCTTCTTCTGCGCGGCCTCGTTCCAGGAACAGGAGGACGGCGCCACGCACCAGTTGAAGATGCCGGAAGTGCCGCAGCCGGAGGACATCGAGCCGACCCCGGCGGCGCGCCCGGACGTGCTGGCGACGCTGCCGACCAAGGTGCAGCGCTGGCTCTCGCGCGGCGGCCCGTTCGAGTTCCGCCACGTCTATCCGCGCGACGAACTGAATCCGCCCAAGCGCCCGCCGTTCCAGCACATGTGGCTGCGCCTGAGCGAGCCGGTCGGCGACGCGCCGGAACTGCACCAGGCGCTGCTGGCCTACGCCTCGGATTTCCACCTGCTCGGCACCGCGACCTTCCCGCACGGCATCAGCTACTACACGCCGAACGTGCAGATGGCCTCGCTCGACCACGCCTTGTGGTTCCACCGCCCGTTCCGCGCCGACGACTGGCTGCTGTACTCGCTGGACAGCCCCAGCGCGCAGGGATCGCGCGGCCTGGCGCGCGGCCAGTTCTTCACCCGCGACGGGGTGCTGGTGGCCAGCACCGCGCAGGAAGGCCTGATCCGCGTGGTGCCCGATGCCGGCGCCGCGGCGCAGGTTCCGGCCAAGCACTGA
- a CDS encoding putative signal transducing protein has protein sequence MRQIFSSQRVETAEGVAKLLRDAGIAVRVSNGRSYRSRRSGQFSYLEPTAAQAQPTVWVIHADDQPRARALLRESGLIDSTRQDPAQGVPYLTEFRSQATPAPGKRWAWRIRVALLLVIGVVAMATALRHFGNRAPPPAPAAAPAARPAAPPATQPAQDGDEVRVRVQPARQGN, from the coding sequence ATGCGGCAGATCTTCAGCAGCCAACGCGTGGAAACCGCCGAAGGCGTGGCCAAACTGTTGCGCGACGCGGGCATCGCGGTGCGGGTCAGCAATGGCCGCTCGTACCGCAGCCGGCGCAGCGGCCAGTTCAGCTATCTCGAACCGACCGCGGCGCAGGCGCAGCCGACGGTCTGGGTGATACACGCCGACGACCAGCCGCGCGCGCGCGCACTGCTGCGCGAATCCGGGCTGATCGACAGCACCCGCCAGGATCCGGCGCAGGGAGTGCCGTATCTCACCGAATTCCGCTCGCAGGCGACGCCGGCGCCCGGCAAGCGCTGGGCGTGGCGGATCCGTGTCGCGCTGCTGCTGGTGATCGGCGTGGTGGCGATGGCCACCGCGCTGCGCCACTTCGGCAACCGCGCACCGCCGCCGGCCCCGGCTGCCGCACCGGCGGCGCGACCCGCCGCGCCACCGGCGACGCAACCGGCACAGGACGGCGACGAAGTGCGCGTGCGGGTGCAACCGGCGCGGCAGGGCAACTGA
- a CDS encoding EF-hand domain-containing protein has product MNYRNPLLALAVLVVLSGGAYAANPPPPADPAAPDAGGGFARLDKNGDGVIDRSEAAANPRLAQRFDALDKNHDGKLTPDEFPRHGRPGERDGHGGMMAKLDTNKDGRISREEANADPKFAARFAEMDVNKDGFVDRADFELRAKQHRDAWFAKADTNKDGMLSRAEFDAAQSMWMHKPDGKPGRKHGPMPAPAAPDAN; this is encoded by the coding sequence ATGAACTACCGCAATCCGCTGCTCGCCCTGGCCGTGCTCGTCGTGCTGTCCGGCGGCGCCTACGCCGCCAATCCGCCGCCGCCGGCCGATCCCGCCGCGCCGGACGCTGGCGGCGGCTTCGCCAGGCTCGACAAGAATGGCGACGGCGTCATCGATCGCAGCGAGGCCGCGGCCAACCCGCGCCTGGCCCAGCGCTTCGATGCGCTGGACAAGAACCACGACGGCAAGCTGACGCCCGACGAGTTCCCGCGCCACGGCCGCCCGGGCGAGCGCGACGGGCATGGCGGCATGATGGCCAAGCTGGACACCAACAAGGACGGCCGCATCAGCCGCGAGGAGGCCAACGCCGATCCGAAGTTCGCCGCGCGCTTCGCGGAAATGGACGTGAACAAGGACGGTTTCGTCGACCGCGCCGACTTCGAGTTGCGCGCCAAGCAGCATCGCGACGCCTGGTTCGCCAAGGCCGACACCAACAAGGACGGCATGCTCAGCCGCGCCGAGTTCGATGCGGCGCAGTCGATGTGGATGCACAAGCCCGACGGCAAGCCCGGGCGCAAGCACGGGCCGATGCCGGCACCGGCCGCCCCCGACGCGAACTGA
- a CDS encoding arginyltransferase: protein MAIHTDASDDLRLFQTGQHACGYWPERQARDLVLDPHDPRLGALYPLALSWGFRRSGDLVYRPHCDHCRACVAVRIPVAEFAPDRSQRRCLARNADIDVRIVAAERNAEQLALYQRYLRLRHPGGGMDDHGAHEFDQFLVGRWAHGRFLEMRQKTPQGTRGPLLGVAVTDVTEQALSAVYTFYAPEAGERGLGTLAILHQIDWARREGLHYLYLGYWIRGHRKMDYKRRFRPLQAYDGRTWRAFDDTIGRFGD from the coding sequence ATGGCCATCCATACCGACGCCAGCGACGACCTGCGGCTGTTCCAGACCGGCCAGCACGCGTGCGGCTACTGGCCGGAACGGCAGGCGCGCGACCTGGTACTGGACCCGCACGACCCACGCCTGGGCGCGCTCTACCCGCTGGCGCTGAGCTGGGGTTTCCGCCGTTCCGGCGACCTGGTCTACCGGCCGCACTGCGACCACTGCCGCGCCTGCGTGGCGGTACGCATTCCGGTCGCCGAGTTCGCGCCCGACCGCAGCCAGCGCCGCTGCCTGGCGCGCAACGCCGACATCGACGTGCGCATCGTCGCCGCCGAACGCAATGCCGAGCAGTTGGCGCTGTACCAACGCTATCTGCGCCTGCGCCACCCCGGCGGCGGCATGGACGACCACGGCGCGCACGAGTTCGACCAGTTCCTGGTCGGGCGCTGGGCGCACGGACGTTTCCTGGAAATGCGCCAGAAGACGCCGCAGGGCACGCGCGGCCCGCTGCTCGGCGTGGCGGTGACCGACGTCACCGAACAGGCGCTGTCGGCGGTGTACACCTTCTACGCTCCCGAGGCCGGCGAACGCGGGCTGGGCACGCTGGCGATCCTGCACCAGATCGACTGGGCCAGGCGCGAGGGGCTGCACTACCTGTACCTGGGCTACTGGATCCGCGGCCACCGGAAAATGGACTACAAGCGGCGCTTCCGTCCGTTGCAGGCCTACGACGGGCGCACCTGGCGCGCATTCGACGACACCATCGGCCGCTTCGGCGACTGA
- a CDS encoding endonuclease/exonuclease/phosphatase family protein — MPPRRARGATVRTCGACENAPMNSRLLLLALTLLCGACAHTGPAPSMPTAASADATHLRLATYNTSLNADQAGGLIAELQGDSAQARKIAAVLQQVRPDLVLLNEFDYDDAHRAADLFEQRYLAVPQPHGGAALRYPYRYLAPVNTGVPSGLDLDNDGHVGGEGRARGNDAWGYGLHPGQYGMLLLSKYPIDAAAVRSFRLLKWSAMPGALRPIDPASGRPFHSDAVWSQLRLSSKSHWDVPVRTPLGVVHALVAHPTPPVFDGPEKRNLARNHDELRLWRAYLDDADGAATWLCDDAGRCGGLAADARFVILGDLNNDPVDGDGRHDAIRALIDHRRVLRYPTPTDAGGAETTRAYAAQGIAHRGAPEQVTGDFGPKAGTMRLDYVLPSANFRYLDGGVFWPASSAPAAAIADGSDHHLVWVDVAVEPGVGSRD; from the coding sequence ATGCCACCACGCCGCGCGCGCGGCGCCACCGTCCGGACATGCGGCGCATGCGAAAATGCGCCGATGAACTCACGCCTCCTGTTGCTTGCCCTGACCCTGCTGTGCGGCGCCTGCGCGCACACCGGCCCCGCCCCGAGCATGCCCACGGCCGCGAGCGCCGACGCCACACACCTGCGCCTGGCCACCTACAACACCTCGTTGAACGCGGACCAGGCCGGCGGCCTGATCGCCGAGCTGCAGGGCGACAGCGCGCAGGCGCGCAAGATCGCCGCAGTGCTGCAGCAGGTGCGGCCGGACCTGGTGCTGCTCAACGAATTCGACTACGACGACGCGCACCGCGCCGCCGACCTGTTCGAGCAGCGCTACCTGGCGGTGCCGCAACCGCACGGCGGCGCCGCGCTGCGCTATCCCTATCGCTACCTGGCACCGGTCAACACCGGCGTGCCCAGCGGGCTGGACCTGGACAACGACGGCCACGTCGGCGGCGAAGGCCGTGCCCGCGGCAACGATGCCTGGGGCTACGGCCTGCATCCGGGTCAGTACGGCATGCTGTTGCTGTCCAAGTACCCGATCGACGCCGCTGCAGTGCGCAGCTTCCGTCTGCTGAAGTGGAGCGCGATGCCCGGCGCGCTGCGCCCGATCGACCCGGCCAGCGGCCGCCCGTTCCACAGCGACGCGGTCTGGTCGCAACTGCGGCTGTCGTCGAAGTCGCACTGGGACGTGCCGGTGCGCACGCCGCTGGGCGTGGTCCATGCCTTGGTCGCGCACCCCACCCCACCGGTGTTCGACGGCCCGGAGAAGCGCAACCTGGCGCGCAACCACGACGAGCTGCGGCTGTGGCGCGCGTACCTGGACGATGCCGACGGCGCGGCGACCTGGCTGTGCGACGACGCCGGCCGCTGCGGCGGGCTGGCCGCCGATGCGCGCTTCGTGATCCTGGGCGACCTCAACAACGATCCGGTCGATGGCGACGGACGCCACGACGCCATCCGCGCGCTGATCGACCATCGCCGCGTCCTGCGCTATCCGACGCCCACCGACGCCGGCGGCGCGGAGACCACCCGCGCCTACGCCGCGCAGGGCATCGCGCATCGCGGCGCGCCCGAACAGGTCACGGGCGATTTCGGACCAAAGGCCGGCACGATGCGGCTGGACTACGTCCTGCCGTCGGCCAATTTCCGCTACCTGGACGGCGGCGTGTTCTGGCCGGCCTCCAGCGCGCCGGCGGCGGCGATCGCCGACGGCAGCGACCATCACCTGGTGTGGGTGGACGTGGCGGTGGAGCCGGGAGTGGGGAGTCGGGATTAG